The DNA segment GATCACGTGCATTAGCGGAATCAGCATCTTCTCCAGTAACGTTCCGGTTTCTTGGCGAGGAAACGCACTTAGGAGATCGGTTTTATTGGTCTGAGCATAAGCGACCAGCCTTGCCAACGCAGACGGATGCAAGCGGACATCGGCGTCCAGGAAAACCAACCATGGATGGCTTGCCTGCTGCGAAAGTTGCCAGCAGGCATGCTGCTTGCCGTTCCAGCCTTTCGGTAATGGTGGGCTGCCGATCAGCCGCAGTGAATGATGTTCTGCCGCGATCTTCTCTACAATCTCTGCCGTGTTGTCCTCGGAGTGATCGTCCAGCACGATCACTTCCAGTTCAATGTTTTCACTAGCCAAAACGGAAGCCAGGCAAGCTTCGATTCCACTCGCTTCATTGCGGGCAGGAATCAGGACCGACAATTTGGCGGCGGTGTTTGTGTCCGCTAGCGCTGGCGGAGCAAAGTACTGGCGATAGTTTGCCAGGTAAATCGTCAGTGGAATCGCGCTAAATCCCAAAGCCAGCAGGGCAAGCGTGATCGCCATCATTGGAATTTGTCCCCGTGCTGTGTGGGGAGCGGAGTCCCCTGAATCCAGCTCCGCAGACGCCGGAATCCATCGTACACTTTGCCCGCCCCTTTCCCGCCTTGAAGCAGCGGTTGAAAGGAAGAGGCATCGCGTGCGATCGCTCGCGCGGCAAGGGATTGTTGAAGCGTTCGCATGCGGTCTTGCAAAACGTCCTGCCATTCCGCTTTGCTTAGCGATTCGGATAGATCGAGCGGAGTTCCGAACTGGAGCAGGCATTCGGGAAGCCGCTCTTCCCAAAAAGGCAGTTCCATCGCCAGAGGCAGCACATAGCCACTACTTTGGTGCGCGCACAGATGAGCCAAACCAGGTGAATAGTTATTCGATTGATCCCGCACGTCCGTAAAACGACCTTCGGGAGTCATCCATAGCGACGTCCCGGAGGATTGTAGGATTTGGGAACTTGTCTGCAAAAAAGCGGCTCGTCCCGATGTCGTTTTCGCGTCGACACCAAAGAATCCTAGCTTGGCAAAAACCTTGTACTGTTGGAGTGCCGTGGCATCGATGGGGGCGTAGAACTGACGCTCGGGAAAGCGGTTTTCGCATAAAAAATGAGCGATCAACGGATCCCACCAACTGGGATGATTGACGTAAACAATCAACGATGCGTCGGAAGGGATTTCCGAGTTCCGCAAAGAATCTCGCTCTACCGCGATTGCGTGGAAATTCTTTTTCAACATGGAACGCACGAACCGGCGGAAGCCGCGCTGTAGCCATTGCGAAACGGCAGGGGGCTGCAGTTCCGTGTGGCGATTGGTTTCCTCGGATCGGCGATGTCGCTCCAAAATTAAACTCGTGTAAGTAGATGAATCGCAAAAGAAGCGTTTGAAAAGTGTGGAACCGGCCGTGTAGCCAAGCAGTCCTCAGACCGCCGCATGCACGACTTCGTCTGCCACTTTCCTGCCCTCGCGTGAGGTTGCCAGTTTGGTTCATTGCAGACGGTTACGTGAGCGGTATCTTCTGGCCCTCAAATTGGTTAAGCAAGGGCTCCCTTATGCACGTCTTGGTCTAGCGAATCGGCCGCAATCCAGCCACTCATTAGAACCATCGGCATGCCGGGGCCCGGATGGGCGGCGCCCCCGGCCAAGTAAAGGCCGCGGATCTCTTTACGGCGATTCCCAGGTTTGAACGCCCCAGTGTATTTTCCGTGGCTGGCCAAACCGTAGATCGCTCCGTTCAGGACTCGGTAGCGGTCGTGAATGTCTTGCGGCGTCAGAGCGGATTCATAAACGATCGAATCGCGAATCCCTTTCATCTCGGCGGTTTGTTCCAGTTTGTCTAGGATCTTCTCTCGGTAGGCTGGCAACATTTTCTTCCAGTCCTGTCCCGGACGTAAGTAGGGTGTGTGGACCAGCACGTAAAGGGCTTCACCGCCCTCCGGTGCGACGGACGGTTCACTGATCGCCGGAGCACAAACATACGCGCTCAGGTCGTCCGCCGGTTCACCCTTTTCGTAGATCGATTCGAATTCGACTTCGGCGTCCTGACTAAAGATAAAGTTGTGGTGCAATAGCTGTTCGTAGCGGCGGTTTAAGCCAAGGTATAGGACCACGCCACTGCAAGCCGGTTCGAACTTCGATTCGGACTGGAATGGCCGGCCGGAGGTTCCTCCTATCAGTTCGCGATAGGTCCGTACTGCATCGCAGTTGCTAACGACGGCGTCACACGGCACGTGCTCGCCGGTGGTGGTCGTGATGCCTTGGACCGCGCCTTGTTGTACATCAATTTTCTTGACATCCACTTCGGTGCGAAATTGCACGCCCAGTTGGATTGCCAGTTGGTGCAGTGCCATCGGGACCGCTCGGGTGCCCCCGACGGGATACCAGATTCCCTCATCGGTTTGCATGTGGGCGATTCCACACAGCACCGCGGGAGACTGATCGGGTGCGGAGCCCACGTACTGGGTGAAGTGGTCCATCATCTGGGCGACACGTTCATCGGAAACATGTTTTCGCACGACCTGGGCGACGCTCTGTCCCATTTTCAGGCTTAGCACGTCCTTCAGTACGGCAGCGGAGAACGCGCCTCCAATCTGCATGGTGTCCGAAAGTCCGCCAACGCTTCGCCAGAAGAAGAATCGGTCCGATACCCCGTGCAGGCCTTTCGACATTTCGATGAACTTTGCGTAGCCCTGTGCCGAGCCATCGTCGCCAGAGAAACGGGTGATGTTCTGCTGCATTTCGGCGACATTAGAAACCAGGTCCAGGACCGCAGCGGGCTGTTTGTCGGTGGCGTCAAAAAAACAACGCCATTGAGGATCCAGCGGAAGCAAATCCAAATAGTCCTCCCAGGGAACTCCGGCTTCCTCAAAGACTTTTTTCAAAACGCTGGGTAACGTCAGGATGGTGGGGCCCATATCAAACCGAAAGCCCTCCGCCTTCAGTTCGGCGGCCTTGCCTCCGATCCACTCATTTTTTTCGAGGACGGTAACTCGATGACCACGGGCTGCCAGCGTGCATGCGCTGCTTAGGCCAGCCAGACCGCTGCCGATGACAACCACTTCGGCGACGTTGGAGGTTGATGAATTGATATTGTTTAGACTCATGTCGATTCCCTCGAATTAGGGCCTCTATCAAGACGGGCTGGATGGATCACAAAGACTTCAATAAACCGTGCGAATCAATTAGCGATGGCGCTGTTCAGGCCTGCGTCTGAAGACCTTGCCTAGCATTTTAGGGAACAGGCAATAGGGAGGGCGGACACGTTGCATAATGACGTGACGGACGAAGGCCACGCCTGTTCCTGTGGCGTTATCCGTTTGCCTGCGGTGTCTCGGTAACCAGCGTCGGTTCAACGGTGCTTTTCTGTGGAGGAAAGAAAAAGGTCGCTGCAGTGACTCCTATCATTCCTATAAAACCACCACCAAGGATTAGGATCGCGACGATCGCGATTGGAACGGCAAACGCTTCGGGGGATTCACTTGGATCGACCACCACACCAACGACGGCGAGAACATTATTGATCATGTGTGCAATCATCGCCGGGATAATGGAACCGCTTCGATAGGCCAGCCATCCCATCCATAATCCGATCGGGAAGACGCCGATTGCATGTACCGGGTCGAGATGAAAAATAGCGAAAATTGTAGACGCGACCAGGATCCCGATCGTGGGGCCCCAGCGTCGATTTAGTCGAGTCTGGATGTATCCGCGAAAGAGGAATTCCTCACAGATTGCCGGCATCCCACCGATCATCAATGCCAGCGGAATCAGGAAACCGGAACGCCCCAGTTCGCGGAACATTTTCGTCATTTCCTTTAGGGCTTCGCTTTCCTCCAAAAACATTCCTGCCCCGATGGAGGCCACCAGTCCGACAAGTGGTGTGGCCAATGCGGCCGCCAACCAGCCCCACCAAGGCCAATTACCACGGACGAGCCTCAGGCGTTGTCGAAAGCCACGAGGGGATAGCAGGGATGCCACTACGGCAGGGACAACCAAGGCGATTTGCGGCAGGACAACTGTCAGCGTAAAAGCCCATCGCGAATCTTTGATCGCCCCCATCGCTTTGATCGCTTCGGCTTGGGTTGTTGCCACGCTGCCGGTAGCGATCCACTGGCCTGCCAGGATTGCGATCCCCGTGCCCATGATGAACGTCAGGATGGAGGCTAGGACGACCAGAATGACCGGCCAGATTCGCGGAGCGGCTTCCGGGGCGACCGTGGTGGTCGCCTCGTCCGAGAGCCCTGTGGAAACAGGCTGGTAGGCGAATGCGGATGAGACCTCGTCGGGTGCCGGGTCGATGGGGTCTTGCATGTCGTTTATGTCTAAAGTCCCATGGTTTGGTCTAGGCCGAACATGCAATTCATGTTCTGAACCGCGGCTCCGCTGGCCCCTTTGGTCACGTTGTCGATGGCACAGCAGAGGACCACTCGACCACCCGCATCAAATGCACCCATGTGGACGTGATTCGTCCCGCTAACGTGTTTGGTTGCCGGAGGAGCATCGACAATATGCACAAACGGGGCATCGGCATAGGTCTCGTTCCACATCTGTTTCACTTTGGCGGCCGTCAGGCCAGGTCCTTGAACATAAATGGTCGCCAAGATCCCACGGTCCATCGGGGTTAAATGAGGAGTAAAGAGGATGTCGGCTTGGACCCCC comes from the Roseimaritima multifibrata genome and includes:
- a CDS encoding lysophospholipid acyltransferase family protein, whose amino-acid sequence is MLKKNFHAIAVERDSLRNSEIPSDASLIVYVNHPSWWDPLIAHFLCENRFPERQFYAPIDATALQQYKVFAKLGFFGVDAKTTSGRAAFLQTSSQILQSSGTSLWMTPEGRFTDVRDQSNNYSPGLAHLCAHQSSGYVLPLAMELPFWEERLPECLLQFGTPLDLSESLSKAEWQDVLQDRMRTLQQSLAARAIARDASSFQPLLQGGKGAGKVYDGFRRLRSWIQGTPLPTQHGDKFQ
- a CDS encoding phytoene desaturase family protein, which translates into the protein MSLNNINSSTSNVAEVVVIGSGLAGLSSACTLAARGHRVTVLEKNEWIGGKAAELKAEGFRFDMGPTILTLPSVLKKVFEEAGVPWEDYLDLLPLDPQWRCFFDATDKQPAAVLDLVSNVAEMQQNITRFSGDDGSAQGYAKFIEMSKGLHGVSDRFFFWRSVGGLSDTMQIGGAFSAAVLKDVLSLKMGQSVAQVVRKHVSDERVAQMMDHFTQYVGSAPDQSPAVLCGIAHMQTDEGIWYPVGGTRAVPMALHQLAIQLGVQFRTEVDVKKIDVQQGAVQGITTTTGEHVPCDAVVSNCDAVRTYRELIGGTSGRPFQSESKFEPACSGVVLYLGLNRRYEQLLHHNFIFSQDAEVEFESIYEKGEPADDLSAYVCAPAISEPSVAPEGGEALYVLVHTPYLRPGQDWKKMLPAYREKILDKLEQTAEMKGIRDSIVYESALTPQDIHDRYRVLNGAIYGLASHGKYTGAFKPGNRRKEIRGLYLAGGAAHPGPGMPMVLMSGWIAADSLDQDVHKGALA
- a CDS encoding CPBP family intramembrane glutamic endopeptidase, with amino-acid sequence MQDPIDPAPDEVSSAFAYQPVSTGLSDEATTTVAPEAAPRIWPVILVVLASILTFIMGTGIAILAGQWIATGSVATTQAEAIKAMGAIKDSRWAFTLTVVLPQIALVVPAVVASLLSPRGFRQRLRLVRGNWPWWGWLAAALATPLVGLVASIGAGMFLEESEALKEMTKMFRELGRSGFLIPLALMIGGMPAICEEFLFRGYIQTRLNRRWGPTIGILVASTIFAIFHLDPVHAIGVFPIGLWMGWLAYRSGSIIPAMIAHMINNVLAVVGVVVDPSESPEAFAVPIAIVAILILGGGFIGMIGVTAATFFFPPQKSTVEPTLVTETPQANG